A genomic stretch from Bradyrhizobium sp. 195 includes:
- a CDS encoding ABC transporter ATP-binding protein, translating into MDTRIETSSLAAAADTIAISNVNLSLGTGAARVHILKDISLRVASGETIGLIGPSGSGKSTLLMVMAGLERPDSGEVVVSGTPFNALDEDALARFRGRQVGIVFQSFHLIPTMTALENVAVPLELAGNPDAARRAAQELQSVGLGDRLHHYPTQLSGGEQQRVALARALAPDPAILVADEPTGNLDEATGKQIVDLLFSKHSERGMTLVLVTHDSSLAQRCDRVIRLRSGRIDTQSAPA; encoded by the coding sequence ATGGACACTCGCATCGAAACCTCTTCGCTCGCCGCTGCCGCGGACACCATCGCCATCTCCAACGTCAATCTCTCATTGGGTACTGGCGCGGCACGCGTTCACATCCTCAAGGATATCAGCTTGCGGGTCGCCTCGGGCGAGACGATCGGCCTGATCGGCCCGTCAGGCTCGGGCAAATCCACGCTGCTGATGGTGATGGCGGGGCTGGAGCGTCCTGATAGCGGAGAGGTGGTGGTCTCAGGTACGCCTTTCAATGCCCTCGACGAGGACGCGCTGGCCCGCTTCCGCGGCCGCCAGGTCGGCATCGTCTTCCAGTCCTTCCATCTGATCCCGACCATGACGGCGCTGGAAAACGTCGCCGTGCCGCTCGAGCTCGCCGGCAATCCGGACGCCGCAAGGCGCGCGGCGCAGGAGCTGCAATCGGTCGGACTTGGCGATCGCCTGCATCACTATCCGACGCAGCTCTCCGGCGGCGAGCAGCAGCGCGTGGCGCTCGCCCGTGCGCTGGCGCCCGATCCCGCCATCCTCGTTGCCGACGAGCCGACCGGCAATCTGGATGAGGCCACGGGGAAGCAGATCGTCGATCTCCTGTTCAGCAAGCATTCCGAGCGCGGCATGACGCTGGTGCTGGTCACGCACGATTCCTCGCTCGCGCAACGCTGCGATCGCGTGATCCGCCTGCGCTCCGGGCGCATCGACACGCAGTCGGCGCCGGCATGA
- a CDS encoding ABC transporter permease: MSAAAEPSAKPGGVALSLRYALRELRGGLRGFYVFIACIALGVMAIAGVGSVSASLSDGLAREGRTLLGGDVSFVLFQREAKPEEVAFLRSRGNVSTAATLRGMARAADGQLALVEMKAVDDTYPMLGQLKLAPQLAMPDLLAERDGAFGAAADPTLLARLSLKTGDRVTIGAATFQIRSTVETEPDKLAGGIGFGPRFLISEAGLRATGLIQPGSLVRWVYRVKLPDAANNERATEAFIADARNAAPQAGWEIRSRSNASPQLERNINRFTQFLTLVGLAALLVGGVGVANAVKSHIDRRLEVIAALKAVGATGRDVFGIYLAQVLLLAGIGSIIGLALGAAMPFAIVGLFGKLLPLPVVPAVHADELALSFVYGLLTALAFGLWPLGRVHDVPVAALFRDTISSEWHRPRLGYLVFMGVVIALLIAVVIGLSFDKRIAAVFVASSVVVFALLRGIAALLMATARRLPRTRLPMLRLAIANIHRPGALTPSVVLSLGLGLAVLVTITQIDGNLRRQFLAALPDQAPSFFFIDIPSTQAEQFDLYLRQIAPGAKVEDVPMLRGRIVAARGVRAEELKPTTDSEWVLQSDRGLTYTGELPKGSKVVEGEWWSADYSGPPLVSMEKKIADGLGLKLGDEVVVNVLGRDIPARIGNLRTIDWQGLGINFVLVFSPNAFKGAPHTHIATLTEAGGNAAGDGKIIKQVADAYPMVTSVRVREVMETVGSVVTNLALAIRGASAVTLISAILVLGGALAAGHRHRVYDAVILKTLGATRLRLLGAYALEYLLIGLATALFGVISGSIAAWMIVTRLMTLSFVWQAGSAAGVVAAALVVTVGLGLAGTLLALNKKPATVLRNL; this comes from the coding sequence ATGAGCGCGGCAGCCGAACCCTCGGCGAAACCCGGCGGCGTCGCGCTGTCGCTGCGTTACGCGCTGCGCGAATTGCGCGGGGGCTTGCGCGGCTTCTACGTCTTCATCGCCTGCATCGCGCTCGGCGTGATGGCAATCGCCGGCGTCGGCTCGGTATCTGCGAGCCTCTCCGACGGCCTTGCCCGCGAGGGCCGCACGCTGCTCGGTGGCGACGTCTCCTTCGTGCTGTTCCAGCGCGAAGCGAAACCTGAAGAGGTCGCCTTCCTGCGCTCGCGCGGCAACGTCTCGACCGCCGCCACCTTGCGCGGCATGGCGCGCGCGGCCGACGGCCAGCTCGCTTTGGTCGAGATGAAGGCGGTCGACGACACCTATCCGATGCTCGGCCAGCTGAAGCTTGCGCCGCAGCTGGCGATGCCCGATCTGCTTGCGGAACGTGACGGCGCGTTCGGCGCCGCCGCCGATCCGACGCTGCTGGCGCGGCTGTCGCTGAAGACCGGCGATCGCGTCACCATCGGCGCTGCGACCTTCCAGATCCGCAGCACGGTCGAGACCGAGCCCGACAAGCTCGCCGGCGGCATCGGCTTCGGCCCGCGCTTCCTGATCAGCGAGGCGGGCCTGCGGGCCACTGGCCTGATCCAGCCCGGCAGCCTGGTGCGCTGGGTCTATCGGGTGAAGCTGCCGGATGCTGCGAACAACGAGCGCGCCACCGAAGCCTTCATCGCGGATGCACGCAACGCGGCGCCGCAGGCCGGCTGGGAGATCCGCAGCCGCTCCAACGCCTCGCCGCAGCTCGAGCGCAACATCAACCGATTCACCCAGTTCCTGACCCTGGTCGGCCTCGCCGCGCTGCTGGTCGGCGGTGTCGGCGTGGCCAATGCCGTGAAGAGCCATATCGACCGTCGGCTCGAAGTGATCGCTGCCCTCAAGGCCGTCGGCGCCACCGGGCGCGACGTGTTCGGCATCTATCTCGCGCAGGTTCTTCTGCTGGCGGGCATCGGCTCGATAATCGGCCTTGCGCTCGGCGCCGCCATGCCCTTCGCCATCGTCGGCCTGTTCGGCAAGCTCTTGCCGCTGCCGGTGGTGCCGGCCGTGCATGCCGACGAGCTCGCGCTGTCCTTCGTCTATGGCCTCCTGACCGCGCTCGCTTTCGGCCTGTGGCCGCTCGGGCGTGTCCACGACGTGCCGGTGGCCGCGCTGTTCCGGGACACCATCAGCTCGGAATGGCACCGGCCGCGCTTGGGCTATCTCGTGTTCATGGGCGTCGTGATCGCGCTGCTGATCGCGGTCGTGATCGGGCTGTCGTTCGACAAGCGCATCGCGGCGGTGTTCGTGGCCTCCTCGGTCGTCGTGTTCGCCCTGCTGCGCGGCATTGCCGCCCTGCTGATGGCAACCGCGCGGCGGCTGCCGCGGACACGGCTGCCGATGCTGCGGCTTGCGATCGCCAACATCCACCGGCCGGGTGCGCTGACGCCGTCCGTCGTGCTGTCGCTGGGGCTCGGGCTCGCCGTGCTCGTCACCATCACCCAGATCGACGGCAATCTGCGCCGGCAATTCCTCGCGGCGCTTCCCGATCAGGCGCCGTCGTTCTTCTTCATCGACATTCCGAGCACGCAAGCCGAGCAGTTCGACCTCTATCTGCGCCAGATCGCGCCGGGTGCGAAGGTCGAGGACGTGCCGATGCTGCGCGGACGCATCGTCGCGGCGCGCGGCGTTCGCGCCGAGGAGCTCAAGCCGACCACCGATTCCGAATGGGTGCTGCAGAGCGACCGCGGCCTGACCTATACCGGCGAGCTACCGAAGGGTTCCAAGGTGGTCGAGGGCGAATGGTGGAGCGCGGACTATTCCGGCCCGCCGCTGGTCTCGATGGAGAAGAAGATCGCCGACGGATTAGGCCTCAAGCTCGGCGACGAAGTCGTGGTCAATGTGCTCGGCCGCGACATTCCGGCTAGAATCGGCAATCTGCGCACCATCGACTGGCAGGGACTCGGCATCAACTTCGTTCTCGTGTTCTCGCCGAACGCCTTCAAGGGCGCGCCGCACACCCACATCGCGACGCTGACGGAAGCGGGCGGAAATGCGGCAGGCGACGGCAAGATCATCAAGCAGGTCGCCGACGCCTACCCGATGGTGACGAGCGTGCGCGTACGCGAGGTGATGGAGACGGTCGGCTCGGTGGTGACCAATCTGGCGCTGGCCATTCGCGGCGCCAGCGCCGTGACCTTGATCTCGGCGATCCTGGTGCTGGGCGGGGCGCTCGCCGCCGGCCATCGCCACCGGGTCTACGATGCGGTGATCCTGAAGACGCTGGGCGCGACGCGGCTGCGGCTGCTGGGCGCCTATGCGCTCGAATATCTCCTGATCGGGCTCGCCACCGCATTGTTCGGCGTGATCTCCGGCAGCATCGCGGCCTGGATGATCGTGACGCGGCTGATGACGCTGAGCTTCGTCTGGCAGGCCGGCAGCGCGGCGGGCGTGGTGGCGGCCGCCCTGGTCGTCACGGTCGGGCTCGGGCTTGCCGGCACGCTGCTGGCGTTGAACAAAAAGCCCGCCACGGTGTTGCGGAATTTGTGA